The Candidatus Poribacteria bacterium genome has a window encoding:
- a CDS encoding lamin tail domain-containing protein gives MLSKKMAFSLTSLITIFALAFVVTPVMAQFEIKLSVDSDADVSFADGNQVVYGAAVTLKIMSTKVVNFQATDDATSNTDLGDDDFTVIAYNRLGGQVTTGAPTLGAISIDGTADGMHYMAELTSLAAPAAGTAANVAITRVLIYLPKEKVELADPRAELDGTTRKAAGKNKEASIELHYVAAAQGAAIGTVSGGTFTASAEAGDVGRPIVHSITRVGSQLRPVTSDNFEVLITLSEEPRKDGFKKDHIDAANAAAGDPTFLDKIMQTDLLKSSGRDMMLYRYIVVITPKYENKNDIVVKVKSFYDQEKQSMMMYMPPAANGYTEGMDQLTVKVGQELLKDKAAGVEVVIPKEIRIPASGWTVFAKNEGNSGIINNPGNDKDEPKANERTPAQLKYNLVGLGGLPNLETFLANGGTIDLIGSGLYISEIMWGSDASLDNSHESQWIEIANSGTSSVLTGDKTHKLIFYGPNEPLPDVSTVADRVGTVGTGGYWSIAGKGQSGRSHIEEGDTTGIIGHIPIISMQRLMDTAGSPADGTMATSWVQSAPPAINFKSDIEGVHVATPGAAPITYPAPLVPAPEPAPAPAVPVADAMDIMITEIMVDTGNGRLPQWIELNNVSGAAVSLAGWSVMIENDSADADVIGSDIEIQLMGTLGVSAHAGNMGQGNSLLLVSRAARSSSNLDGNKNIVDVSGAVGARGHYKLISDVAFMITLVPPQKTGVFTPGDMAGNLGASPAWEIPMNEDGRSSLIRHEMDAGVATMGTDANGWVLASGTDLVSGPATWYGSDEDAGTPGYDAGGPLPVELSHFRPARDKATGAVVITWATQSELNNAGFFIKRSNQRDGEFKVINATMIAGAGTTSEKRSYTFTDTTAQPNIVYYYQIEDVSLDGQRQTLTRGIRLKGHIGAAGKLTSTWGELKSSNE, from the coding sequence ATGTTGTCAAAGAAAATGGCATTTTCGTTAACAAGTCTAATAACAATTTTCGCACTCGCTTTCGTCGTGACTCCTGTGATGGCACAGTTTGAAATAAAACTGAGTGTCGATTCTGATGCAGATGTGAGTTTTGCCGATGGCAACCAAGTGGTATATGGTGCGGCAGTTACCCTTAAGATCATGTCTACAAAGGTCGTCAATTTTCAGGCCACTGATGATGCTACAAGTAACACAGACTTAGGAGATGACGATTTCACGGTTATTGCCTACAATAGGCTTGGTGGTCAGGTTACTACTGGTGCACCTACACTTGGAGCGATAAGCATAGATGGAACCGCCGATGGCATGCATTACATGGCAGAGTTAACTTCTCTTGCTGCGCCTGCGGCTGGGACAGCTGCGAATGTTGCAATAACACGGGTTCTGATCTATCTACCGAAAGAGAAAGTAGAACTTGCGGATCCGAGAGCCGAACTTGATGGTACCACAAGAAAGGCTGCAGGGAAAAATAAAGAGGCATCCATTGAACTTCATTATGTTGCAGCAGCACAAGGGGCTGCTATTGGCACCGTGAGCGGTGGAACTTTTACCGCTAGTGCCGAAGCAGGGGATGTTGGAAGACCGATTGTGCATTCTATTACGAGAGTCGGTTCTCAACTACGTCCTGTCACTTCTGATAATTTTGAGGTGCTTATCACCCTGAGTGAAGAGCCTCGCAAAGACGGTTTCAAGAAAGATCACATTGATGCCGCAAACGCAGCTGCTGGCGATCCCACTTTCTTAGATAAGATAATGCAAACAGACCTCCTGAAATCCAGCGGGCGCGACATGATGCTTTATCGCTACATTGTGGTGATTACGCCGAAGTATGAGAACAAGAACGACATCGTTGTAAAGGTGAAATCGTTCTACGATCAAGAAAAGCAATCGATGATGATGTACATGCCTCCTGCTGCAAATGGCTATACAGAGGGTATGGACCAACTCACCGTCAAGGTCGGTCAAGAGCTCCTGAAGGATAAAGCCGCGGGTGTTGAAGTCGTGATTCCCAAGGAGATCCGTATTCCTGCGAGTGGGTGGACTGTCTTTGCGAAAAACGAGGGCAATTCGGGCATCATCAATAATCCCGGTAACGATAAGGACGAACCGAAGGCGAACGAACGGACGCCTGCACAACTGAAGTATAACCTTGTTGGATTAGGCGGTTTGCCGAACTTGGAAACCTTCCTCGCTAATGGTGGCACGATTGACCTTATCGGTTCGGGGCTCTACATCAGTGAAATTATGTGGGGTTCGGATGCGAGTCTGGATAACAGCCACGAGAGTCAATGGATTGAGATCGCCAACAGCGGGACGTCGAGCGTCCTGACGGGAGATAAGACGCATAAACTGATCTTCTACGGTCCGAATGAGCCGCTGCCGGATGTCAGCACGGTCGCAGATCGTGTTGGGACTGTCGGGACGGGTGGCTACTGGTCGATCGCCGGCAAAGGTCAAAGTGGTAGAAGCCACATTGAAGAAGGCGATACCACAGGCATCATTGGTCACATCCCGATTATCTCGATGCAGCGTCTGATGGATACGGCGGGTTCGCCTGCGGATGGCACGATGGCGACTTCTTGGGTGCAATCCGCACCGCCTGCTATTAACTTCAAGAGTGATATTGAAGGCGTGCATGTCGCGACCCCGGGTGCAGCACCGATTACCTATCCGGCACCGCTAGTGCCTGCCCCTGAACCCGCACCTGCCCCCGCTGTGCCTGTTGCGGATGCGATGGACATCATGATTACCGAAATCATGGTCGACACGGGTAACGGCAGACTCCCACAGTGGATTGAACTCAATAACGTCTCTGGTGCTGCTGTGAGTCTCGCAGGCTGGTCTGTTATGATTGAGAACGATTCCGCCGATGCAGATGTGATTGGCAGCGATATAGAAATCCAACTGATGGGAACACTCGGTGTGAGTGCGCATGCAGGGAACATGGGACAAGGCAACTCCCTCCTATTGGTTTCCCGAGCGGCTCGGAGCTCCAGCAACCTTGATGGCAATAAGAATATTGTTGATGTATCGGGGGCTGTCGGGGCACGGGGACACTATAAACTCATCAGCGACGTGGCTTTCATGATCACACTGGTTCCACCACAGAAAACCGGTGTCTTCACACCTGGTGATATGGCAGGGAACCTCGGTGCAAGCCCCGCTTGGGAAATACCCATGAACGAAGATGGTCGGAGTTCATTGATCCGTCATGAAATGGACGCTGGCGTAGCAACAATGGGCACAGACGCAAATGGATGGGTTCTTGCCTCCGGGACAGACTTGGTCTCTGGACCCGCAACGTGGTATGGCAGTGATGAAGACGCTGGAACACCGGGCTATGATGCTGGTGGACCGCTACCCGTTGAACTCTCACACTTCCGTCCGGCACGCGATAAAGCCACCGGCGCAGTCGTGATTACATGGGCAACGCAGTCCGAACTCAACAACGCTGGATTCTTCATCAAGCGCAGTAACCAACGCGACGGTGAGTTCAAAGTCATCAACGCTACCATGATTGCTGGTGCTGGCACCACTTCAGAGAAGCGGTCCTATACCTTCACGGATACAACTGCGCAACCAAACATCGTATACTACTACCAAATTGAAGACGTGTCCCTCGACGGACAACGTCAGACGCTGACCCGTGGCATCCGCCTCAAAGGGCATATCGGAGCCGCTGGTAAACTTACCTCTACATGGGGTGAATTGAAGTCGTCCAATGAGTAG